The following proteins come from a genomic window of Micromonospora zamorensis:
- a CDS encoding YciI family protein, protein MRFDQHTVVLLARPPDPPELPQDAIDRLQDAHLAHQAGLVEQGLVLATGPFLDTDDDRLRGFVVLSIAPEEARDLYANDPAVRAGRLDVRVMSWMVPEGNVRFEGVPIPRSMLEAAAGD, encoded by the coding sequence ATGCGATTCGACCAGCACACGGTCGTCCTCCTGGCCCGACCGCCAGACCCGCCGGAGCTGCCGCAGGACGCGATCGACCGGTTGCAGGACGCGCACCTGGCCCACCAGGCGGGGCTCGTGGAGCAGGGGCTGGTGCTCGCGACCGGGCCCTTCCTGGACACCGACGACGACCGGCTGCGGGGTTTCGTCGTGCTCTCCATCGCCCCGGAGGAGGCGCGTGACCTCTACGCCAACGACCCGGCCGTGCGGGCCGGACGGCTGGACGTGCGGGTGATGAGCTGGATGGTGCCGGAAGGCAACGTGCGGTTCGAGGGCGTGCCGATCCCCCGGTCGATGCTGGAGGCGGCGGCGGGCGACTGA
- a CDS encoding cytidine deaminase family protein: MELRDTDRALVQAATAVAKLRCRSQHHTVASAARTADGRVFTGVNVHHATGGSCAELVVIGTAATQGVTELETIVTVTDRGRDVNEPCGDCRQVLADYFPALRVITGELDALRVVEIGSLLG; this comes from the coding sequence ATGGAGCTGCGGGACACCGACCGTGCGTTGGTGCAGGCCGCCACCGCGGTCGCCAAGCTGCGCTGCCGCAGCCAGCACCACACCGTCGCGTCGGCCGCCCGGACCGCCGACGGGCGGGTCTTCACGGGCGTGAACGTCCACCACGCCACCGGCGGGTCCTGCGCCGAACTCGTGGTGATCGGCACGGCCGCCACGCAGGGTGTGACCGAGCTGGAAACGATCGTCACGGTCACCGACCGGGGCCGCGACGTCAACGAGCCGTGCGGCGACTGCCGGCAGGTGCTGGCCGACTACTTTCCGGCGCTGCGCGTGATCACCGGAGAGCTGGACGCCCTGCGGGTGGTCGAGATCGGTTCGCTGCTCGGCTGA
- a CDS encoding LysR family transcriptional regulator, with amino-acid sequence MQLHQLRYFVAVAEVRHFTQAADLVGITQPSLSKQIHALETDLGAPLFERVRGNIALTAAGEVLLPLATRILADVDTATREVQELVGLRRGRVRLGATPSLATSLAPPVLRRFRDAHPTVDLKVEEGGSQDLVRDLLRGDLDLALIIMPAQGADPGLRVDPILRESLVVASVGEVPTASLTGELRITDLRDQPMVMFREGYDLRDATIQACREAGFEPTFAVDGGEMDAVLSFVEAGLGIALVPGIVLARRPGVRITPLAPPGVRRTIAVARRRDIVPTHAGRELRRILLDYIQAAIDRGELPPGVEPLT; translated from the coding sequence ATGCAGCTCCATCAGCTTCGGTACTTCGTCGCGGTGGCCGAAGTACGACATTTCACCCAAGCCGCCGATCTCGTAGGCATCACTCAGCCTTCTCTCAGTAAGCAAATTCACGCTCTGGAGACCGACCTCGGGGCGCCGTTGTTCGAGCGGGTACGGGGCAACATCGCCCTCACCGCCGCCGGTGAGGTGCTGCTGCCGTTGGCCACCCGGATCCTCGCCGACGTGGACACCGCCACCCGCGAGGTGCAGGAGCTGGTGGGGTTGCGCCGCGGTCGGGTCCGGCTCGGCGCCACCCCGAGCCTGGCCACCTCGCTCGCCCCGCCGGTGCTGCGCCGGTTTCGCGACGCGCATCCCACCGTCGACCTCAAGGTCGAGGAGGGTGGCTCCCAGGATCTGGTGCGCGATCTGCTCCGCGGCGACCTCGACCTGGCCCTCATCATCATGCCGGCCCAGGGTGCAGACCCCGGGCTGCGGGTCGATCCGATCCTGCGCGAGAGCCTGGTGGTGGCCTCGGTGGGGGAGGTGCCGACCGCGTCGCTGACCGGGGAGCTGCGGATCACCGACCTGCGGGACCAGCCGATGGTCATGTTCCGGGAGGGCTACGACCTGCGGGACGCGACCATCCAGGCCTGTCGGGAGGCAGGCTTCGAACCGACCTTCGCGGTGGACGGCGGCGAGATGGACGCCGTCCTCAGCTTCGTCGAGGCGGGGCTGGGCATCGCGCTGGTGCCGGGCATCGTGCTCGCCCGTCGCCCCGGCGTGCGGATCACGCCCCTCGCTCCGCCCGGGGTGCGACGGACCATCGCGGTGGCCCGCCGCCGCGACATCGTGCCCACCCACGCGGGTCGGGAACTCCGGCGGATCCTGCTCGACTACATCCAGGCGGCGATCGACCGGGGTGAGCTGCCGCCCGGCGTGGAGCCTCTGACCTGA
- the hrpA gene encoding ATP-dependent RNA helicase HrpA produces the protein MQNPTASVATDQVRELYSRLTPLMFRDQRRLQRRLDGARKLRDPQRREAALAEITADLVRAEQRLANRRAAVPVITYPAGLPVSERKDDIAAAIRDHQVVIVAGETGSGKTTQIPKICLELGRGVHGLIGHTQPRRLAARTVADRIADELGTELGDVVGYKVRFTDQVSERSLVKLMTDGILLAELQTDRMLRQYDTLIIDEAHERSLNIDFILGYLRELLPRRPDLKVIITSATIETDRFARHFAGPPTADEPEGVPAPVVEVSGRTYPVEVRYRPLVELAEGEEDGDGDEENVRDQIQAIGDAVEELAAEGPGDILVFLSGEREIRDTADALGKLVQKKRSLLGTEILPLYARLSSAEQHRVFAAHSSRRVVLATNVAETSLTVPGIKYVVDPGTARISRYSSRLKVQRLPIEPVSQASANQRKGRCGRTSDGICIRLYDEQDFLSRPEFTDPEILRTNLASVILQMTAIGLGDLAAFPFIDPPDKRNITDGVNLLHELGALDPTEADPAKRLTALGRRLAQLPVDPRLARMVVEGERNGCATEVLVIAAALSIQDPRERPAEKQAQADQAHARFADKESDFVAYLNLWRYLREQQRELSSSAFRRMCKAEYLNYLRIREWQDIVSQLRQVLRTPSEGDRRGGRPARDTADGADAGRGESRRGGADLPEEIDTPKVHQSLLPGLLSHIGLKDAQKHEYLGARGAKFALFPGSALFKKPPRWVMAAELVETSRLWGRIAGRVEPEWVEPLAQHLVKRSYSEPHWEKKQAAVMAYEKVTLYGVPLVSSRKVNFGRIDPTLSRELFIRHALVEGDWQTHHQFWADNKRLLAEIEELESRARRRDILVDDETIFGFYDQRIPADVSSGRHFDSWWKKTRREQPDLLTFTRDLLINDGRPGVDEDDYPDEWQTQGVTLPLTYRFEPGTPDDGVTVDIPLPLLNQVPAETFDWQVPGLREETVIALIRSLPKAIRRNFVPVPDYARAALAAITPGEEPLLDALTRQLRRMTGVTVPRDAWEPGKLPAHLRVTFRVLDADEKPVAEGKDLPALQRQLRQEVRQVVAAAAPEVARTGLREWSIGTLPRSIEQVRAGYAVTAYPALVDEGATVGVKVFDSPAEAEASHWAGTRRLLRLTVPSPARFLQGRLNNEAKLALSRNPHGGVQELIEDAAGAAIDRLIGAAGGPAWDADGFAALREKVRADLVDTVVEVMDRVRKVLAAAYAVEQRLGATRNLAVVAALADIRGQLAGLVHAGFITETGYARLPDLLRYLTAIERRLDRLGGNPQRDRQQQDRIAAVQKEYADLLAALPPARRQETAVRQIRWMIEELRVNVFAQALGTPYPVSEQRIYRAMDDAEGR, from the coding sequence ATGCAGAATCCAACCGCCTCCGTCGCGACCGACCAGGTTCGCGAGCTGTACAGCCGCCTGACCCCTCTGATGTTCCGCGACCAGCGCCGGCTCCAGCGGCGGCTGGACGGCGCCCGCAAGCTGCGCGACCCGCAGCGCCGGGAGGCGGCGCTGGCCGAGATCACCGCCGACCTGGTCCGGGCCGAGCAACGGCTCGCCAACCGCCGAGCGGCGGTGCCCGTGATCACGTACCCGGCGGGGTTGCCGGTCAGCGAGCGCAAGGACGACATCGCCGCCGCCATCCGTGATCACCAGGTGGTGATCGTGGCGGGCGAGACCGGCTCCGGCAAGACCACCCAGATCCCGAAGATCTGCCTGGAGCTGGGGCGCGGGGTGCACGGCCTGATCGGGCACACCCAGCCCCGACGGTTGGCAGCCCGCACGGTGGCCGACCGGATCGCCGACGAGCTGGGCACCGAGCTGGGTGACGTGGTCGGCTACAAGGTGCGCTTCACCGACCAGGTCAGCGAGCGCAGCCTGGTCAAGCTGATGACCGACGGCATCCTGCTGGCCGAGTTGCAGACCGACCGGATGCTGCGCCAGTACGACACGTTGATCATCGACGAGGCGCACGAGCGCAGCCTCAACATCGACTTCATCCTCGGGTACCTGCGGGAGCTGCTGCCCCGCCGACCCGACCTCAAGGTGATCATCACCTCGGCGACCATCGAGACCGACCGGTTCGCCCGGCACTTCGCCGGGCCACCAACGGCCGACGAGCCGGAGGGCGTGCCCGCGCCGGTGGTCGAGGTCTCCGGGCGTACCTATCCGGTGGAGGTGCGCTACCGGCCACTCGTCGAACTCGCCGAGGGCGAGGAGGACGGCGACGGCGACGAGGAGAACGTCCGCGACCAGATCCAGGCGATCGGCGACGCAGTCGAGGAGCTGGCCGCCGAGGGCCCCGGTGACATCCTGGTCTTCCTCAGTGGTGAGCGGGAGATCCGGGACACCGCCGACGCGCTGGGCAAGCTGGTGCAGAAGAAACGCTCGCTGCTCGGCACCGAGATCCTGCCGCTGTACGCCCGGCTCTCCTCCGCCGAGCAGCACCGCGTCTTCGCCGCGCACTCCTCGCGCCGGGTGGTGCTCGCCACCAACGTCGCGGAGACCTCGCTGACCGTGCCCGGCATCAAGTACGTGGTGGACCCGGGCACCGCCCGCATCTCCCGCTACTCCAGTCGCCTGAAGGTGCAGCGGCTGCCGATCGAGCCGGTCTCCCAGGCGTCGGCCAACCAGCGCAAGGGCCGCTGCGGCCGCACCTCGGACGGCATCTGCATCCGCCTCTACGACGAGCAGGACTTCCTCTCTCGTCCCGAGTTCACCGACCCGGAGATCCTGCGCACCAACCTGGCATCGGTCATCCTCCAGATGACAGCGATCGGGCTCGGCGACCTCGCCGCGTTCCCGTTCATCGACCCACCGGACAAGCGCAACATCACCGACGGCGTCAACCTGCTGCACGAGCTGGGCGCGTTGGACCCGACCGAGGCGGACCCGGCGAAGCGGCTCACCGCGCTCGGCCGGCGCCTGGCCCAGTTGCCGGTCGACCCGCGCCTGGCCCGGATGGTGGTCGAGGGTGAACGCAACGGTTGCGCCACCGAGGTGTTGGTGATCGCCGCCGCGCTCTCCATCCAGGACCCGCGCGAGCGGCCGGCGGAGAAGCAGGCCCAGGCCGACCAGGCGCACGCCCGGTTCGCCGACAAGGAGTCCGACTTCGTCGCCTACCTCAACCTGTGGCGCTACCTGCGCGAGCAGCAGCGGGAGCTTTCCTCCAGCGCGTTCCGCCGGATGTGCAAGGCGGAATACCTGAACTACCTGCGGATCCGCGAGTGGCAGGACATCGTCAGCCAACTGCGTCAGGTCCTGCGTACCCCGTCCGAGGGCGACCGGCGCGGCGGGCGGCCGGCGCGCGACACCGCCGACGGCGCGGACGCCGGCCGGGGTGAGAGCCGCCGGGGCGGCGCGGACCTACCGGAGGAGATCGACACCCCGAAGGTCCACCAGTCGCTGCTGCCCGGCCTGCTGTCGCACATCGGGCTCAAGGACGCCCAGAAGCACGAGTACCTGGGTGCGCGGGGGGCGAAGTTCGCGCTCTTCCCCGGCTCGGCGCTGTTCAAGAAGCCGCCGCGCTGGGTGATGGCCGCCGAGCTGGTGGAGACGTCCCGGCTGTGGGGCCGCATCGCCGGCCGGGTCGAGCCGGAGTGGGTCGAGCCGCTGGCGCAGCACCTGGTCAAGCGCAGCTACAGCGAGCCGCACTGGGAGAAGAAGCAGGCCGCGGTGATGGCCTACGAGAAGGTCACCCTGTACGGCGTCCCACTGGTCAGCTCGCGCAAGGTGAACTTCGGGCGGATCGACCCGACGCTGAGCCGGGAGCTGTTCATCCGGCACGCTCTCGTCGAGGGCGACTGGCAGACCCACCACCAGTTCTGGGCGGACAACAAGCGGCTGCTCGCCGAGATCGAGGAGTTGGAGAGCCGGGCCCGCCGTCGGGACATCCTGGTCGACGACGAGACCATCTTCGGCTTCTACGACCAGCGGATCCCGGCCGACGTGTCCTCCGGCCGGCACTTCGACAGCTGGTGGAAGAAGACCCGCCGCGAGCAGCCCGACCTGCTCACCTTCACCCGCGACCTGCTGATCAACGACGGCCGACCGGGGGTGGACGAGGACGACTACCCGGACGAGTGGCAGACCCAGGGGGTGACGCTGCCGCTGACGTACCGCTTCGAGCCGGGCACGCCGGACGACGGCGTCACCGTCGACATCCCGCTGCCGCTGCTCAACCAGGTGCCGGCGGAGACCTTCGACTGGCAGGTGCCGGGGCTGCGCGAGGAGACGGTCATCGCGCTGATCCGCTCGCTGCCCAAGGCGATACGCCGCAACTTCGTCCCGGTCCCGGACTACGCCCGCGCCGCCCTCGCGGCCATCACCCCGGGCGAGGAGCCGTTGCTGGACGCGCTCACCCGGCAGCTGCGCCGGATGACCGGCGTGACCGTCCCCCGCGACGCCTGGGAGCCGGGCAAGCTCCCCGCCCACCTGCGGGTCACCTTCCGGGTGCTCGACGCCGACGAAAAGCCCGTCGCCGAGGGCAAGGACCTGCCGGCCCTACAACGTCAACTGCGCCAGGAGGTACGCCAGGTGGTGGCGGCCGCCGCGCCGGAGGTGGCCCGGACCGGGCTGCGCGAGTGGAGCATCGGCACGCTGCCCCGCAGCATCGAGCAGGTCCGCGCCGGCTACGCGGTGACCGCGTACCCGGCGCTGGTCGACGAGGGCGCCACGGTCGGGGTGAAGGTGTTCGACTCCCCCGCCGAGGCGGAGGCGTCGCACTGGGCCGGCACCCGCCGGCTGCTGCGACTCACCGTGCCGTCCCCGGCGCGGTTCCTGCAGGGGCGGCTGAACAACGAGGCGAAGCTGGCGCTGAGCCGCAACCCGCACGGCGGCGTGCAGGAGCTGATCGAGGACGCGGCGGGCGCGGCCATCGACCGGCTGATCGGCGCGGCGGGCGGGCCGGCGTGGGACGCCGACGGGTTCGCGGCACTGCGCGAGAAGGTCCGCGCCGACCTGGTCGACACCGTGGTCGAGGTGATGGACCGGGTACGCAAGGTCCTCGCCGCCGCGTACGCCGTCGAGCAGCGGCTCGGCGCCACCCGCAACCTCGCCGTGGTGGCCGCGTTGGCCGACATCCGCGGCCAGCTCGCCGGGCTGGTGCACGCCGGGTTCATCACCGAGACCGGGTACGCGCGCCTGCCCGACCTGCTGCGCTACCTCACCGCCATCGAACGTCGGCTGGACCGCCTCGGTGGCAACCCGCAGCGGGACCGCCAGCAGCAGGACCGGATCGCGGCGGTGCAGAAGGAGTACGCCGACCTGCTCGCCGCCCTTCCGCCGGCCCGCCGGCAGGAGACCGCCGTCCGGCAGATCCGCTGGATGATCGAGGAGTTGCGGGTGAACGTCTTCGCCCAGGCGCTGGGCACCCCGTACCCCGTCTCGGAGCAACGGATCTACCGGGCGATGGACGACGCCGAGGGCCGCTGA
- a CDS encoding FecCD family ABC transporter permease — protein MTTLVTRPTQAPSRSGTRTGRRVAVTVGSALVLLLAVLASFALGSRQLGIDQVWHALVAPDGGDASTIVRELRMPRTALGLTVGLALAVAGVLFQALTRNPLAEPRILGISAGASFGVVLAISVFGISTLAGYVWFGIAGALIAGLLVFAIATRAREGASPVTLALVGAALDASLASGVYALLSIDARTFEEYRFWVVGGLAGRDLSVAAQVLPFVLAGLVLATLVARGLDALALGDDVARGLGHRIGLVRLGGGLAAVLLTGAAVAAAGPVAFVGLAVPHLARALVGADHRWTLAVSALLGPALLLGADIVGRVVAPPGEIPAGIVTALIGAPLLAVLVRRARVVTA, from the coding sequence GTGACCACCCTCGTCACCCGGCCGACCCAGGCCCCCAGCCGGTCCGGCACCCGCACCGGCCGCCGGGTGGCCGTCACCGTCGGGTCTGCGCTGGTGCTGCTGCTCGCCGTACTGGCCAGCTTCGCGCTCGGCAGCCGGCAACTCGGCATCGACCAGGTCTGGCACGCTCTCGTCGCACCGGATGGCGGCGACGCCAGCACGATCGTCCGTGAGCTGCGGATGCCCCGCACCGCGCTCGGCCTCACCGTCGGGCTCGCCCTCGCGGTGGCTGGCGTGTTGTTCCAGGCGCTCACCCGCAACCCCCTCGCCGAGCCCCGCATCCTCGGCATCAGCGCCGGCGCGTCGTTCGGCGTGGTGCTCGCCATCTCCGTCTTCGGCATCAGCACGCTCGCCGGGTACGTCTGGTTCGGCATCGCCGGGGCACTCATCGCCGGGCTGCTGGTCTTCGCCATCGCCACCCGGGCCCGCGAGGGCGCCAGCCCGGTCACCCTCGCGCTGGTCGGCGCGGCCCTCGACGCCAGCCTGGCCTCCGGGGTGTACGCGCTGCTCAGCATCGACGCCCGCACCTTCGAGGAGTACCGGTTCTGGGTGGTCGGCGGCCTGGCCGGCCGGGACCTCTCGGTCGCCGCGCAGGTGCTGCCCTTCGTCCTCGCCGGGCTGGTGCTCGCCACCCTGGTCGCCCGAGGTCTGGACGCGCTGGCGCTCGGCGACGACGTGGCCCGGGGCCTCGGCCACCGCATCGGCCTGGTCCGCCTCGGCGGTGGGCTCGCCGCCGTGCTGCTGACCGGCGCGGCGGTGGCCGCAGCCGGACCGGTCGCCTTCGTCGGGTTGGCCGTGCCGCACCTGGCCCGCGCCCTGGTCGGCGCGGACCACCGCTGGACCCTCGCCGTCTCCGCCCTGCTCGGGCCCGCGCTGCTGCTCGGTGCCGACATCGTCGGCCGGGTCGTCGCCCCACCGGGCGAGATACCGGCCGGGATCGTCACCGCGCTGATCGGAGCGCCGCTGCTGGCCGTCCTGGTCCGCCGCGCCCGGGTGGTGACCGCGTGA
- a CDS encoding fumarate reductase/succinate dehydrogenase flavoprotein subunit: MELFTEGDPIADTKAPAGPVEKRWETRRFEAKLVNPANRRKMTVIVVGTGLAGGSAAATLAEQGYHVKSYCYQDSPRRAHSIAAQGGINAAKNYRNDGDSVHRLFYDTVKGGDFRSRESNVHRLAEVSVNIIDQCVAQGVPFAREYGGLLDTRSFGGAQVQRTFYARGQTGQQLLLGAYQALERQIGLGNVEMNTRHEMLELVLVDDKARGIVVRDMVTGEISTEMADAVVLASGGYGNVFYLSTNAKGCNVTATWRAHRKGAYFANPCYTQIHPTCIPVSGDHQSKLSLMSESLRNDGRVWVPKTKGDDRSPKDIGEDERDYYLERIYPSFGNLVPRDIASRAAKNVCDEGRGVGPTKLGVYLDFADAINRLGRKAIEAKYGNLFEMYERITGEDPYEVPMRIYPAVHYTMGGLWVDYDLQSNIPGLFVIGEANFSDHGANRLGASALMQGLADGYFVLPTTIANYLASGPLEKVDASHPAAVEARTDVEDRVQRLLAVNGDRTVDSFHRELGQIMWEHCGMERSEAGLRKAIDEIRGLREQFWQRVKVSGTGEELNQSLEKAGRVADFFELAELMCIDALHREESCGGHFRAEHQTPDGEAQRDDDRFAYVAAWEFTADGEPSVLHKEDLKFEYVHPTQRSYK, from the coding sequence ATGGAACTCTTCACCGAGGGCGACCCGATCGCCGACACCAAGGCTCCCGCCGGCCCGGTCGAGAAGCGCTGGGAGACCCGCCGCTTCGAGGCCAAGCTGGTCAACCCCGCCAACCGCCGCAAGATGACGGTGATCGTGGTCGGCACCGGCCTCGCCGGTGGCTCGGCCGCGGCGACCCTGGCCGAGCAGGGCTACCACGTCAAGTCCTACTGCTACCAGGACAGCCCGCGCCGGGCGCACTCCATCGCGGCACAGGGCGGCATCAACGCGGCGAAGAACTACCGCAACGACGGCGACTCCGTACACCGGCTGTTCTACGACACCGTCAAGGGCGGCGACTTCCGCTCCCGCGAGTCGAACGTGCACCGGCTCGCCGAGGTCTCCGTCAACATCATCGACCAGTGCGTCGCCCAGGGTGTGCCGTTCGCCCGCGAGTACGGCGGCCTGCTGGACACCCGCTCCTTCGGCGGCGCCCAGGTGCAGCGCACCTTCTACGCCCGGGGCCAGACGGGTCAGCAGCTGCTGCTCGGCGCGTACCAGGCCCTCGAACGGCAGATCGGCCTGGGCAACGTCGAGATGAACACCCGGCACGAGATGCTGGAGCTGGTCCTCGTCGACGACAAGGCCCGCGGCATCGTCGTCCGGGACATGGTCACCGGCGAGATCAGCACCGAGATGGCCGACGCCGTCGTGCTCGCCTCCGGCGGCTACGGCAACGTCTTCTACCTCTCCACCAACGCCAAGGGCTGCAACGTCACCGCCACCTGGCGGGCGCACCGCAAGGGCGCGTACTTCGCCAACCCCTGCTACACGCAGATCCACCCGACCTGCATCCCGGTCTCCGGCGACCACCAGTCGAAGCTGAGCCTGATGAGCGAGTCGCTGCGCAACGACGGCCGGGTCTGGGTGCCGAAGACCAAGGGTGACGACCGCAGCCCCAAGGACATCGGAGAGGACGAGCGGGACTACTACCTGGAGCGGATCTACCCCTCCTTCGGCAACCTGGTCCCCCGCGACATCGCCTCCCGCGCCGCGAAGAACGTCTGCGACGAGGGCCGGGGCGTCGGACCGACCAAGCTCGGCGTCTACCTCGACTTCGCCGACGCGATCAACCGGCTGGGCCGCAAGGCCATCGAGGCCAAGTACGGCAACCTCTTCGAGATGTACGAGCGGATCACCGGCGAGGACCCGTACGAGGTGCCGATGCGGATCTACCCCGCCGTGCACTACACGATGGGCGGCCTGTGGGTCGACTACGACCTCCAGTCGAACATCCCCGGCCTGTTCGTGATCGGTGAGGCCAACTTCTCCGACCACGGCGCGAACCGCCTCGGCGCCTCCGCGCTGATGCAGGGCCTCGCCGACGGCTACTTCGTGCTGCCCACCACCATCGCCAACTACCTGGCCTCCGGCCCGCTGGAGAAGGTCGACGCCAGTCACCCGGCGGCGGTCGAGGCCCGCACCGACGTCGAGGATCGCGTCCAGCGGCTGCTCGCGGTCAACGGTGACCGGACCGTGGACTCGTTCCACCGGGAACTGGGCCAGATCATGTGGGAACACTGCGGCATGGAACGCAGCGAGGCCGGCCTGCGCAAGGCGATCGACGAGATCCGCGGCCTGCGCGAGCAGTTCTGGCAGCGGGTCAAGGTGTCCGGCACCGGCGAGGAACTCAACCAGTCGCTGGAGAAGGCCGGCCGGGTGGCCGACTTCTTCGAACTGGCCGAGCTGATGTGCATCGACGCCCTGCACCGCGAGGAGTCCTGCGGCGGCCACTTCCGGGCCGAGCACCAGACGCCCGACGGTGAGGCGCAGCGCGACGACGACCGGTTCGCGTACGTGGCGGCCTGGGAGTTCACCGCCGACGGCGAGCCCTCGGTGCTGCACAAGGAAGACCTGAAGTTCGAATACGTCCACCCCACGCAGCGGAGTTACAAGTGA
- a CDS encoding succinate dehydrogenase cytochrome b subunit: MTKTRSPIRSNVGLKAVMAVTGILLALFLIAHMLGNLKVFTGETSFDHYAHWLRDIGKPLLPGVWFLWILRTVLVVAVVAHIVAATVLAMRARAARPVKYAHRKKVNGSYAARTMRWGGVIILLFVIYHILDLTTGTLNPVGDASKPYGNVVADFAPERWYVTLFYTLAIVAVGFHLRHGAFSAFRSLGQQTPRGERRARTAALVFAVLLCAGYLVVPFAVLTGLVS, encoded by the coding sequence ATGACGAAAACTCGGTCGCCCATCCGCTCGAACGTCGGCCTCAAGGCCGTCATGGCGGTGACGGGCATCCTGCTGGCGCTGTTCCTGATCGCCCACATGCTCGGGAACCTCAAGGTGTTCACGGGGGAAACCTCGTTCGACCACTACGCGCACTGGCTGCGCGACATCGGCAAGCCGCTGCTGCCCGGCGTCTGGTTCCTCTGGATCCTGCGCACCGTGCTGGTCGTCGCGGTCGTCGCCCACATCGTCGCCGCCACCGTGCTGGCCATGCGGGCCCGCGCCGCCCGCCCGGTCAAGTACGCCCACCGCAAGAAGGTCAACGGCAGCTACGCGGCCCGCACGATGCGCTGGGGTGGAGTGATCATCCTGCTCTTCGTGATCTACCACATCCTGGACCTGACCACCGGCACGCTGAACCCGGTCGGCGACGCCAGCAAGCCGTACGGCAACGTCGTCGCCGACTTCGCGCCCGAGCGCTGGTACGTCACGCTCTTCTACACGCTCGCCATCGTCGCGGTGGGCTTCCACCTGCGCCACGGCGCGTTCAGCGCGTTCCGCAGCCTCGGCCAGCAGACGCCGCGTGGCGAGCGTCGGGCGCGTACCGCAGCTCTGGTCTTCGCCGTGCTGCTCTGCGCCGGGTACCTGGTGGTCCCGTTCGCCGTACTCACCGGATTGGTGTCCTGA
- a CDS encoding FecCD family ABC transporter permease, which yields MTTTQRPSGPPAQAGLSPTASPAGGSARLPGRSLLRIGPVSLVIRRRAVLVAAVLTVLLLLAVVLSLSLGTPYVAPADVLRALSGAGTPYDLVVFDLRLPRVVLAATAGAAFGIAGTLIQSVARNPLASPDVIGITQGAGLAATVALTSGMAAVLVAPTALVGGLLAAVLLFALGARHGLAAQRFVLAGVAVAFGFRALTEVVMLTADPIDGLRAQIWLIGTLAGKGWTEAAWIAGTLLVLLPVLAWAGWALNSTALDDDTARGVGLRPVARRIGLAGTGVLVAAMVTAQVGAVDFVALVAPQVARRLVRAERPPLVCAALLGALLLVLADLAGRRLLAPTQLPAGVLTAAIGGPYLIFLLLRGRRRSS from the coding sequence GTGACCACCACCCAGCGCCCCTCGGGTCCGCCCGCCCAGGCCGGCCTGTCACCCACCGCGTCACCCGCTGGTGGCTCTGCCCGACTGCCCGGTCGGTCGCTGCTGCGGATCGGCCCGGTCAGCCTGGTCATCCGCCGCCGGGCGGTGCTGGTGGCCGCCGTGCTGACCGTGCTGCTCCTGCTGGCCGTCGTGCTCAGCCTCTCGCTGGGCACCCCGTACGTCGCCCCGGCCGACGTGCTGCGCGCCCTCTCCGGCGCCGGCACCCCGTACGACCTCGTGGTCTTTGATCTTCGGTTGCCGCGGGTCGTGCTGGCGGCGACGGCCGGCGCCGCCTTCGGCATCGCCGGCACCCTGATCCAGAGCGTGGCCCGCAACCCGCTCGCCAGCCCGGACGTGATCGGCATCACCCAGGGCGCCGGTCTCGCCGCGACGGTGGCCCTGACCAGCGGCATGGCCGCGGTGCTGGTGGCACCCACCGCGCTGGTGGGCGGGCTGCTCGCGGCGGTGCTGCTGTTCGCCCTCGGCGCCCGGCACGGGCTGGCCGCGCAGCGGTTCGTGCTCGCCGGTGTGGCGGTCGCCTTCGGCTTCCGGGCGCTCACCGAGGTGGTCATGCTCACCGCCGACCCGATCGACGGCCTCCGCGCGCAGATCTGGCTGATCGGCACCCTGGCCGGCAAGGGCTGGACCGAGGCGGCCTGGATCGCCGGCACTCTGCTGGTGCTGCTGCCGGTGCTGGCCTGGGCCGGCTGGGCGCTGAACAGCACCGCCCTGGACGACGACACCGCCCGCGGCGTCGGGCTTCGCCCGGTGGCCCGCCGGATCGGCCTTGCCGGCACCGGCGTCCTCGTCGCCGCGATGGTCACCGCCCAGGTCGGCGCCGTCGACTTCGTCGCGCTGGTCGCGCCCCAGGTGGCCCGTCGACTGGTACGCGCCGAACGGCCACCGCTGGTCTGCGCCGCGCTGCTCGGCGCGCTGCTGCTGGTGCTGGCGGACCTGGCCGGCCGACGCCTGCTCGCACCCACCCAACTGCCCGCCGGTGTGCTGACCGCCGCCATCGGCGGCCCGTACCTGATCTTCCTGCTGCTGCGCGGACGGCGGCGGTCGTCGTGA